A stretch of Gemmatimonadota bacterium DNA encodes these proteins:
- a CDS encoding HNH endonuclease, translated as MTIPGLPRVGPVGLGRRRGFESVLQSAARALRRSRRRAHHRGPRGGGVPTVPNGLSLRKLHHAAFDRHFLGIRPDHRILIRPDLLGEKDEALDDLDCSTTLDADDMDLPSELEEVEA; from the coding sequence GTGACGATTCCTGGCCTCCCCAGGGTGGGTCCGGTGGGTCTTGGACGACGGAGAGGCTTCGAAAGCGTTCTTCAGAGCGCAGCCAGGGCACTTCGAAGAAGTAGACGCCGCGCACATCATCGAGGACCGAGAGGAGGAGGCGTCCCGACGGTCCCGAACGGCCTCTCCCTCCGCAAGCTCCATCACGCGGCCTTCGACCGTCACTTCCTCGGCATCCGCCCCGATCACCGGATCCTGATCCGTCCCGACCTCCTCGGCGAGAAGGACGAGGCACTCGACGACCTCGACTGCTCGACGACCCTGGACGCCGACGACATGGACCTCCCCTCCGAGCTCGAGGAGGTCGAGGCATGA
- a CDS encoding DUF6338 family protein has product MPALDLETLELFLFFVVPGFVALKTYELVMPTDAERVADSIVSLVSFSMINLGVMSWLILLLSGQWPARPLLYVFGVFAVVIVSPVLLALGWWKLHAFLADRGWVLHPMPTAWDYFFSARKTLWVLIHLKTGEKYGGFFGRRSHASAYPTPESLYLETAWRLTEKGEFLEPVPRSEGLMVRYADCHLIEFFSPERGSDVRED; this is encoded by the coding sequence CCCTCGAACTCTTTCTCTTCTTCGTCGTCCCCGGCTTCGTTGCCCTCAAAACGTACGAGCTGGTGATGCCGACCGACGCCGAACGCGTTGCCGATTCCATCGTCTCGCTCGTGTCCTTCAGCATGATCAACCTGGGGGTGATGTCCTGGCTCATCCTGCTCCTGAGCGGCCAATGGCCCGCGCGCCCGCTGCTCTACGTGTTCGGAGTCTTCGCAGTCGTGATCGTGTCGCCCGTGCTTCTCGCCCTTGGATGGTGGAAGCTCCACGCATTTCTCGCGGACCGCGGATGGGTCTTGCATCCGATGCCCACCGCCTGGGACTATTTCTTTTCCGCCCGCAAGACGCTCTGGGTTCTCATCCACCTGAAGACCGGGGAGAAGTACGGGGGGTTCTTTGGCCGACGGTCGCATGCTTCCGCGTATCCCACGCCGGAGAGCTTGTACCTGGAGACAGCCTGGCGATTGACCGAGAAGGGGGAGTTCCTGGAACCTGTTCCCCGTTCGGAAGGTCTTATGGTTCGTTACGCGGACTGCCACCTGATCGAGTTCTTCAGCCCGGAGAGGGGAAGCGATGTCCGAGAAGACTGA